The Halobacterium litoreum genome includes a region encoding these proteins:
- a CDS encoding universal stress protein: MRVLVPVRVLRGESVPPGVAELLAPTDVVVLGYHVLPEQTPPEQGRDQFEERATAALEDAADAFREAGASVETVLAFTNDGDATVDRTAAERDADAVVHLNPATDADDLLVPLVAGTDLDRLSGVVAALAADRDVSVTTLTAPETPGDVPSASDAAGAIRDAGVPAGRITTLERETGGVVDAVADIGREYDAVVVSEPTPTLREFLFGELEDRIAAEGLGPVVVVRSPSDESGDDAPDEGA, translated from the coding sequence ATGCGCGTGCTCGTTCCGGTGCGCGTGCTCCGCGGCGAGTCCGTGCCGCCCGGCGTCGCCGAACTGCTCGCGCCGACCGACGTGGTCGTCCTCGGCTACCACGTGCTCCCCGAGCAGACGCCGCCCGAGCAGGGACGCGACCAGTTCGAGGAGCGCGCCACCGCCGCCCTCGAAGACGCCGCCGACGCGTTCCGCGAGGCCGGCGCGAGCGTCGAGACGGTGCTCGCGTTCACGAACGACGGCGACGCCACGGTCGACCGCACCGCCGCCGAACGGGACGCGGACGCCGTCGTCCACCTCAATCCGGCCACGGATGCCGACGACCTGCTCGTGCCGCTCGTGGCCGGCACCGACCTCGACCGGCTTTCGGGCGTCGTCGCGGCGCTCGCCGCCGATCGCGACGTGTCCGTGACGACGCTGACGGCGCCCGAGACGCCGGGCGACGTGCCGTCGGCCAGCGACGCCGCCGGCGCGATTCGAGACGCGGGCGTGCCCGCCGGCCGCATCACCACGCTCGAGCGCGAGACGGGCGGCGTCGTGGACGCCGTCGCGGACATCGGCCGCGAGTACGACGCCGTCGTCGTGAGCGAGCCGACGCCGACGCTCAGGGAATTCCTGTTCGGGGAACTCGAGGACCGCATCGCTGCCGAAGGCCTCGGGCCAGTGGTCGTCGTGCGGTCGCCGTCCGACGAATCAGGCGACGACGCGCCCGACGAGGGGGCGTGA